In Mycteria americana isolate JAX WOST 10 ecotype Jacksonville Zoo and Gardens chromosome 5, USCA_MyAme_1.0, whole genome shotgun sequence, one DNA window encodes the following:
- the MOK gene encoding MAPK/MAK/MRK overlapping kinase: MAGGGDAPPKGSFLETGSLQLGEEITVQTERGRCPDPRLSVYSSCELDTGDVPCAHLTGPESKPASLGPAVAHGNHQGPGDHQPSTRHSRGQGQRLGRGAGACAVARVTGIQHGALRAGPGGAWRSGGGPAALSLTPRPAEYKPVGKIGEGTFSNVLKTLSLRDGKYYACKYMKQHLESDKKAGSLSLICELMDKNIYELIKGRRKPLPEKKIKNYMYQLCKSLDYVPRNGIFHRDVKPENILIKQNTLKLGDVGSCRSIYSKQPHTECISTRWYQAPECLLTNGYCSYKISMWSAGCVFYEITSFFPGPNELDQISKIHYVIGTPANKTLDKFKQSTIVSFDFPFKKGKGIPRLVHNLSSKGFSLLYAMIKYDPDERIAAHQALQHPYFRELWQVTSSRFSPED; encoded by the exons ATGGCAGGGGGTGGGGACGCCCCTCCAAAAGGCAGTTTTTTGGAGACCGGCTCACTACAGCTCGGTGAGGAGATCACGGTTCAGACGGAGCGGGGCCGCTGTCCAGATCCTCGTCTCTCCGTTTACTCCTCGTGCGAGCTGGACACTGGAGACGTGCCCTGCGCCCACCTAACCGGGCCAGAAAGCAAGCCCGCCTCGCTCGGACCTGCAGTGGCGCACGGAAACCACCAGGGACCAGGAGATCACCAACCATCAAC ACGTCACTCACGGGGGCAGGGCCAGCGCCTGGGACGGGGAGCCGGAGCCTGCGCGGTTGCCAGGGTGACGGGAATACAACATGGCGCGCtgagggccgggccgggaggcgcTTGGCGGTCGGGAGGGGGCCCGGCTGCTCTCTCGCTCACCCCGAGACCTGCAG aatATAAACCAGTTGGTAAGATAGGAGAGGGAACATTTTCTAATGTTCTGAAGACACTGAGTCTTAGGGATGGAAAGTACTATGCATGTAAATATATGAAGCAACATCTTGAAAG TGATAAAAAAGCTGGATCCCTTTCACTGATATGTGAACTCATGGACAAGAATATTTATGAGCTGATAAAAG GAAGGAGAAAGccattacctgaaaaaaaaattaagaactacATGTACCAGTTATGCAAATCTCTTGATTACGTACCTAG AAATGGGATATTTCACAGAGATGTGAAACCAGAAAACATATTAATAAAG cagaaTACCCTGAAGTTAGGAGATGTTGGATCTTGTAGGAGTATCTATTCTAAGCAGCCACATACAGAATGTATCTCTACACGCTGGTACCAAGCACCTGAATGCTTACTTACAAATGGCTACTGTAGTTACAAAATCAGTATGTGGAGCGCTGGCTGTGTTTTCTATGAAATCACAAG CTTCTTTCCCGGACCTAATGAGCTGGACCAAATTTCAAAAATCCATTATGTTATAGGCACTCCTGCTAATAAAACTCTGGACAAGTTCAAGCA GTCAACAATTGTGAGTTTtgatttcccctttaaaaaagggaaaggaatacCTCGTCTTGTACACAATTTGTCTTCCAAAGGCTTCTCTCTCCTGTATGCAATGATAAAATACGATCCTGATGAGAGAATTGCTGCCCATCAAGCATTACAACACCCTTATTTTCGAGAACTCTGGCAAGTGACTTCAAGTCGCTTCAGTCCTGAAGACTAA